The genomic stretch CTAGCTGGATACCAGACCTGAAGAACATTGATCAGTTTCAATGTAATCTTTAAAAGTATCTATAATATtagattattattgcaaaacagatTGCATTATAAATAATTTCTTGTATGTGATAGTCTGTTTTTGACTTGTTATCAAAAGGCACAACCAGtctctttttaatcatttttattttaccctaacgagttctgtctctctcgtgtagtcagtccattttttactgttgttatctgacGGCAGAACCAAtttggtaataataattattaaatgtactaatgagttctgtctctcttgggtagttagtccagtttggactgttgttatctgaaggcagaaccaattttgtaataattattattttgtactaatgagttctgtctctcttgggtagtcagtccagttttggactgttgttatccgaaggcagaaccaattttgtaataactattattttgtgctaatgagttctgtctctcttggatAGTCAGTCCactttggactgttgttatctgaaggcagaaccaattttgtaataattattattttgtgctaatgagttctgtctctcttgggtagtcagtccagttttggactgttgttatccgaaggcagaaccaattttgtaataactattattttgtgctaatgagttctgtctctcttggatagtcagtccagtttggactgttgttatctgaaggcagaaccaattttgtaataattattattttgcgctaatgagttctgtctctcttgagtagtcagtccagttttgacTGTTATCTGAAGgaagaaccaattttgtaataagttctgtctctcttgggtagtcagtccagttttggactgttgttatctgaaggcagaaccaattttgtacatTCAAAGCATACGTAAATTGATGTCAGAAGCGGACTCTGATGCGATATCTGCGACACCTAAACTTGCGAAATGAGTTCTTGAGTTACACTTAAGGATTAGCTAAGGGTGATTTCAAATCACCGTAAGCTCAtttgcatatatttttttgtcggCTTAAGCTCGTCATGGTAACATACAAGTTTCTTGCGATAATTCCTTTAGCACttagcttcattattcagtttcacCTACACAGGAACATTGCTTATGAATGgcaaagtgatttgttacaACATTCTTTGAAAATGATAtgatgaaattatataaattgattgattgactggtgtgaCTCTTTTCCAGGGCCTTCATGTACTTCAACCACAAGatgcagtgctgaaggaaattgagcattgaaatttatttggagggaatttcctgagatgcaagaaacagacagtGCTGATTGCAAATTGTGATGCAATTGTGATTAATAATTGATGTCTTTGTGTCAAAACTTGGGAGGGTAGAGGTTTTATTGCCATTTTGGATATACCTTGTGAACATTATTAGGTCAAACTGTTTTAGCTGGGTCAAGTAACTTTGTTCCAGACATCAGGTAATTATGGAAGAGTCGAATGCTCTCACATTGAACTGGGTGAATACAAGGGAGAAATATTCACTGCAACAATCAGTGACTTCTCTGTTCATATACTGtaagttttttgacaaaaatcaaGAGAGGTTTCACTGTCCCTTGGGTCTGAGCAAATTGTCAGTCATCGTTCAGTGGCAAATACATCAAAGACAAGTGATATCTTTCTAATAAACACATCTGCATGTGGCAACAATGATTTAAAGATAATTAGTCAGagcatactaatttgtagtatttttcattgcAACTGGTGGGTGgtgcacctcatacagttcgatgtaacttgtaaattcggtctaaccatgcacttaatttgtcatagtatactaatttgtagtatttttcatctgaactggcgggtggcacacctcatacagttcgatgtaacttgtaaattcggtcaaaCCATAAAGTTAATTtctcatagtatactaatttgtagtatttttcatctgaactggcgggtggcacacctcatacagttccatgtaacttgtaaattcggtctaatcatgcagttaatttgtcatagtatactaatttgtagtatttttcatctgaactggcgggtggcacacctcatacagttcaatgtaacttgtaaattcggtctaaccatacagttaatttgtcatagtatactatgTTGTAGtaattttcatcggaactggcaggtggcgcacctcatacagttccatgtaacttgtaaattcggtctaaccatgcagttaatttgtcatagtatactaatttgtagtatttttcatcggaactggcgggtggcgcacctcatacagttcgatgtaacttgtaaattcggtctaacaatgcagttaatttgtcatagtatactaatttgtagtatttttcatctgaactggcgggtggcacacctcatacagtttgatgtaacttgaaaagtaggtgtACCTATGCAGGTAATCCATGTggttaatttgttttagtatgctaGTATTACCCAACTGAACTGGCAGGTGAACTGTAAACCCGGAGGTAAGCTGCACCCTGGCCTTACCAGCTGAAATTTacggaaaaaagttttttgacagaaaacaaaagaaatccaaagtctagtctttagaagtcaagttcatccactgttcatcaaaTGTTAACTCACTGTTCAATAATATTGAAACGGAAAAGtctttaatgtaattttagcactttaatgtAATGAACATCGTTTTTACCAACTtggacatatgattgatctttttctggtatttgttgacaggagTTTCTTAAACACAGTTTTGCCATAGATTTTTTTGTATTACAACAAGAATATGAGCGGAACGTTTGTAGCTTAGTACATGTAACTAGGCATAAAATTGGAtgcaaagatggaaaactggccaCCAGAGGCAGCCTTTTTCAGATCttcccgcagataagccgcgCCCATTTCTAACAACTATATTTGTAATTGGGGTAACATaagccagatttttatacttatttaataataatgaaatcccttgcatatattttattccttattttgatgaatttgtatGGTTTATCAAATAGTGATGAGTGAATTTAGGGAATATTTTCACACAtgctttgtccaaaatcaaataatttcttaagccttaaggcaagaaaaattatttgattttggacaaaacacaagtggaaTTATTCCCAAGTTTCACGAGTATACATTGTACCATTTCATCAGCTATAAATCATGGTTGACAAATCGCAATCATAGGACGTGGGTTTTTTTgaaagtggacaccattttggcaTGGTAGAAAAAGTTGCTATGGTAACTCATgttattaattgaattattttattgaacttattgcaagaattttattgtacacttggattctattgaaagtaatataaacaaatgattatttttagatttgaaataaaaatttatgcattcCCAAACTCtagaacttgttcttttttctacgTAAAATCGACTAACCTTTcatccatttcactttttattaacatttaGTGGCTTAACGTCAGGTTTTAAATGCTAttatttacagagatattgtaaacattttgctgagattttgtgcgctaaaacaccaacattttaaaaacatttcacatactttacccctccagttttacagacatttccTGCCTTCTGTCAGGTTTTAAATACTtaatttacagagatattgtgaaaattttgctgagattttgtgcactaaaacaccaacattttaaaaacatttcacatacttttcCCCTCCAGTTTTTTTAGGGTTTTTGTGGACATTTTATAGATATTTCATGCATTCTTCTCACTCACTTTTTACAGAGATAAcactgacattttatatggatggatttacagagattttttctcgtgtaaattttacagagaaagtaaagagattttacagacattttgtacttatcgcataaaatctctgtaaatttttccttcaatttacatagattttattgagattttgtacacattttatgtcatcgtaaggacgaaaatgtgttaaattttacagactttttatggagttacaaaatctctgtaagtgtgcaaatttacagagattgtaatttacaaagaaaatgtggacatttaacagagattttaccaactttttggaagtctgtaaatggttcaaGTTTTCCAGTGTTGGAGACAGATAATATCAACTTTGGGTAGCTTAGAtttaattgatttaatgttCAATTTGGTATTCGAGACGGTTTGTTTCGTCGGTTTAAGCCTAGTTTTTAGGCCTTGAATATTCCAAGAAATTATATTAAATACGTTATTTTGATTATTCATCTTGAAGAAATAATAGTACAATGTAATGATTAGATAAATTAAAGTACGTTAAAAAATAAACGATAACTGTTGGACTAcgtaaaaaattaatagaataATATCAGTCGAATAAATACGACTAGATTGATTTGCATAAGCTGGTGAAAGAAGTGACTATTAAAGTAAAGCTTACTGTTCATTTCCGCTTTTATGTTCATCGACCGTTTTGAAGTGTAGCCAGAAGTAAATTCAGCAATTGCTGTGACGGGTCCCTTGATAGGTTCCTAGTTCCATTTGGTCGAgtgttgaaatgttttcctCTTGGATTATGTGACTGTTGCTTAGATCGTGGCGAAGTGGAAGAGTGTCCATTTTTTCTTGCCCATTGTATTAGTGCGCCAGCCAAAACAGCAAGACCTCGCTTGTTATAATGCTTTCCGTCACGTGTAAAAAGGCTTGCCTCCGTCGCTTTAACATCTATAAATTCCACATCCAGCAGTTTCATTTCCTCGTTTAATTGAGCGATACTGTCGTTCTTGGTATCTCCATTGTTGTTGAATTGTGGTGGGATTTTGCAGAAGGCAGTTTTGGCATTTGGGAACTTGGAGCGTGATTCTGTGACTAGGATATTCAATTTATCTCTCAGGCTCTCAGTAGTAGATTCTGTGTGGATATGGTTGGTGCCCAGGTGAAAAATGACACGCTTGACAGCTTCGTCTGGTGTGGCATCACTTTGTAGATAATTGATAGCTGAATCAAACGTTGCGCCGCTAAGTGATCCAATGCCCATGGTCAATCTACGGCTTTCAAGGCCGCGCGTGTTAGAATCACCAAAAATAATGGTGTCTCCGACGGGTTTTATTTTCTTGAAGGCTTTTTGTTCTTGAGTAACTTGTTTCCGTTGATCTTGGGAGCTGGCTGGGGGTCTGTCGTTTTCAGGCGAAAGGACAATGGATTCTCGAGATAATGATTTCCGGTGTGCGACAACTTCACCATTAAAAATGCTCTCTTGGATAGAATTCAATTCTTTCTCAATATCATCCACTCTTTTTTGAATTAACACGTTTTCTTCCATCACAGATGTGTTCCTTTGCTGTATCGTTTCATCATGATCATTGGCTTGTTCTGCTTTCTCTTCTGCTGTTCGAACGCGGGCAAATAGTTGTGTCATCTCTTGAGTTGTCTTCGCTTTGTACGCTGCGAAATTCTTGAAGTGGTTCTGAAGTTCTGTTTCGATGGACTCACGCAATGAGCGCTCTTTGATAATTAATTCATAACATCGTTGAGTttcagttttggactgttgcaATTCAGCTGTTGTCGATTTAATTGTAGCTTGAAGATCTTGCAGAGTGCGTGTCGTGCTGTGAAGCGTTTCTTTAAGCGTGACATTTTCTTCAATTACTTTTGCTATTGAAGATTTTACAGACTGGATTTCTTTGTGATCAAATCCACCAGGAGTGCTTGGTAAGCTTCTTCTCCTAGAGTTCTGGGGTGATAAGCACTGACTGGATGATTGAGTGGTTATGAAACTATCGGTCTCAGTTTCTTTACTGTCAGACAGGGCGCCATTAATAATAGTGGCCAAAAGGTCATCTAATGATTTGGAGTTTCCGTAGTTTTCATCGGTCCGCTCTTTTTCAACGGTTTCCTTCAATTGCGGAAAAATTTCCTTACACCAATAACCGCAGTGGTTGCCCTGG from Montipora foliosa isolate CH-2021 unplaced genomic scaffold, ASM3666993v2 scaffold_172, whole genome shotgun sequence encodes the following:
- the LOC137986265 gene encoding uncharacterized protein, whose amino-acid sequence is MAQIQEQDPPDIARGATRLGNLTISFYLTTYRVLIQGNHCGYWCKEIFPQLKETVEKERTDENYGNSKSLDDLLATIINGALSDSKETETDSFITTQSSSQCLSPQNSRRRSLPSTPGGFDHKEIQSVKSSIAKVIEENVTLKETLHSTTRTLQDLQATIKSTTAELQQSKTETQRCYELIIKERSLRESIETELQNHFKNFAAYKAKTTQEMTQLFARVRTAEEKAEQANDHDETIQQRNTSVMEENVLIQKRVDDIEKELNSIQESIFNGEVVAHRKSLSRESIVLSPENDRPPASSQDQRKQVTQEQKAFKKIKPVGDTIIFGDSNTRGLESRRLTMGIGSLSGATFDSAINYLQSDATPDEAVKRVIFHLGTNHIHTESTTESLRDKLNILVTESRSKFPNAKTAFCKIPPQFNNNGDTKNDSIAQLNEEMKLLDVEFIDVKATEASLFTRDGKHYNKRGLAVLAGALIQWARKNGHSSTSPRSKQQSHNPRGKHFNTRPNGTRNLSRDPSQQLLNLLLATLQNGR